In Vidua macroura isolate BioBank_ID:100142 chromosome 7, ASM2450914v1, whole genome shotgun sequence, a single genomic region encodes these proteins:
- the LOC128809926 gene encoding LOW QUALITY PROTEIN: uncharacterized protein LOC128809926 (The sequence of the model RefSeq protein was modified relative to this genomic sequence to represent the inferred CDS: inserted 2 bases in 2 codons; deleted 4 bases in 3 codons) has translation LAATAPNVGSCMDQPRPPGGDRWTEPQGDRELFPEGELLLQALNGFAIAVTGDGYIFYISPAVRDYLGFHQSDLIYQSVYEMIHAGDRAVFRCQLHRTPLHAADTFPPEQPLLARRSATSSPQHLHAEKQSLVERSFTCRFRCLLDNSLGFLALNFHTITGCLKFLLGQQKSAADKSPVALFAIATLLQPLSILELQTKTLIFQTKHKLDFTPMACDSRRKVVLGYTEVELCRRGSGYQFVHAADMMHCAEHHVRMMKTGESGLTVFRLLTKRSSWVWVQANARLVYKRXMPNCIIARQRALSNEEGEEHLQKRNLPLPFSFATGEAVLCGNDLPGFFDSFQAKEELQVQANSVKSEQRLVDPSSLLGAMMKQDASVYNSHADNVPQVSLLALIPEPDGLTQKEDVSRAKEDSNSLLVVIETLFEKSEVDGNVCQTLKVDSTELQQWEEDLLSLGVEEEPLAQGLGQRPGTKVTSYIEQMLPREGVGKSLDFPHCHEENSAMAHFQRCWAAGSAFPAQPQAAGTWGGQGAVGSVGSVASVTSEGSFAQPEQQVPFNPAGPVAGTVLAVPISSSKSSAXLQLANQAFQAEATPSGPVDNTLPTAQSQPGCQLVGSSCSPPLHSNTLVTLWHNKLLQANPVSCPSEALLAIVPKQLEAAGAYVESQTLPGGSPENSPGAGLWWPPPSQSFPCPVQGLHQSLFSGDGKLDDVEAALPAPLEARRLPGHGGFPKQPLVAHIDPSFSWEGEQAVLREDKGFSQLWLPQAGAAPQRSHGAGPVHHSGLLLNSSMDPSTHEMDCVVLSKCHYGNSLFRHESNFLRDAAKVSLPQQPGTLLCPAENHPGAPSSSPGSVSRCSAALPVKVGAGAPLCSGQGPGCPSVPFSAGQPLGTCEIQLKVRCEGCRT, from the exons CTTGCAGCTACAGCTCCAAACGTTGGCAGCTGCATGGATCAGCCCAGACccccaggaggggacagatggacagagccGCAGGGTGACAGGGAGCTGTTTCCTGAGGGGGAGCTACTGCTGCAG GCACTCAATGGATTTGCCATCGCCGTGACTGGAGATGGCTACATCTTCTACATCTCCCCTGCCGTGCGGGACTACTTGGGCTTCCACCAG TCGGATCTCATCTACCAGAGTGTGTACGAGATGATCCATGCGGGCGACAGGGCCGTCTTCCGCTGCCAGCTGCACAGGACCCCACTGCATGCTGCTGACA cttttcccccTGAGCAGCCGCTGCTTGCCAGACGCAGCGCCACGtccagcccccagcacctccaTGCTGAGAAGCAATCCTTGGTGGAGAGGAGCTTCACCTGCCGCTTCCGCTGCCTGCTGGATAACTCCTTGGGATTCTTG GCCTTGAATTTCCAC ACCATTACAGGGTGCCTGAAGTTCCTTCTTGGGCAGCAAAAGTCAGCAGCAGACAAGTCCCCAGTTGCTCTCTTTGCCATTGCCACactcctccagcctctctccaTCCTGGAGCTCCAGACCAAAACACTGATCTTCCAGACAAAGCACAAGCTGGACTTCACTCCCATGGCCTGTGATTCCCG GaggaaggttgtcctgggaTACACAGAAGTGGAGCTGTGCAGAAGAGGGTCCGGATACCAGTTTGTTCATGCGGCTGACATGATGCACTGTGCAGAGCACCATGTGAGAA tgATGAAGACAGGGGAGAGCGGGCTGACGGTATTCCGGCTGCTGAccaagaggagcagctgggtgtGGGTGCAGGCCAACGCACGGCTGGTGTACAAAC TGATGCCCAACTGCATCATCGCCCGCCAGCGAGCCCTGTC GAATGAAGAAGGGGAGGAACATCTCCAGAAGAGAAACTTGCCGCTGCCTTTCAGCTTTGCCACAGGGGAAGCAGTCTTGTGTGGGAATGACCTTCCTGGGTTCTTTGACTCGTTCCAAGCCAAGGAGGAGTTGCAGGTGCAAGCAAACTCC GTCAAGTCAGAGCAGCGCTTGGTAGACCCCAGCTCTCTCCTTGGGGCCATGATGAAGCAGGATGCATCCGTATACAATTCCCACGCTGATAACGTGCCTCAGGTCTCCCTGCTAGCTCTCATTCCTGAGCCTGATGGGCTGACTCAGAAGGAGGATGTCAGCAGGGCCAAGGAGGACAGCAACTCCCTCCTGGTGGTCATCGAAACCCTCTTTGAGAAGAGTGAGGTGGATGGAAACGTCTGCCAGACCCTAAAGGtggacagcacagagctgcagcagtgggaggaggatctgctcagcctgggggtAGAGGAGGAGCCACTAGCtcaggggcttggccagaggcCGGGCACCAAGGTGACATCCTATATAGAGCAGATGCTCCCCAGGGAGGGTGTTGGAAAGAGCCTGGACTTCCCACACTGCCATGAGGAAAACAGTGCTATGGCTCACTTCCAGCGCTGCTGGGCAGCTGgttcagcattcccagcacagccccaggcagcgGGCACATGGGGAGGCCAGGGGGCTGTGGGCTCCGTGGGCTCCGTAGCCTCCGTTACCTCTGAGGGCAGCTTtgcccagccagagcagcaggtcCCGTTTAACCCAGCCGGGCCGGTGGCAGGGActgtgctggctgttcccatctccagcagcaaatCCTCTG GACTTCAGCTGGCAAACCAAGCGTTTCAGGCAGAAGCTACCCCCTCTGGTCCTGTAGATAACACTCTTCCTACtgctcagagccagcctgggTGCCAGCTGGTGGGCTCAAGCTGCTCACCCCCATTGCACTCAAACACGTTGGTGACTCTGTGGCACAATAAACTCCTCCAGGCAAACCCAGTCAGTTGCCCATCGGAGGCTTTGCTGGCCATAGTTCCAAAacagctggaagctgcaggagcaTACGTGGAGTCCCAGACTCTGCCAGGTGGCAGTCCTGAGAATTCCCCgggggctgggctgtggtggcCACCCCCCTCCCAGTCTTTTCCTTGCCCTGTCCAGGGCTTGCATCAGTCCCTGTTCTCTGGGGATGGGAAGCTCGATGATGTGgaggctgctctccctgcacccTTAGAAGCCAGAAGGCTGCCAGGGCATGGCGGCTTCCCCAAACAGCCCCTGGTAGCCCACATAGACCCCAGCTTTTCCTGGGAGGGGGAGCAGGCAGTGCTCCGAGAGGACAAGGGGTTCTCACAGCTGTGGCtcccacaggctggggcagctcctcagaggagccatggggcagggccagTGCACCACAGCGGACTCCTGCTGAACTCCAGCATGGATCCCAGCACCCACGAGATGGACTGCGTTGTGCTGTCCAAGTGCCACTATGGAAACAGCCTTTTTAGGCATGAGAGCAACTTCCTGAGGGATGCTGCTAAAGtatcccttccccagcagccaggcactTTGCTTTGCCCTGCTGAGAACCACCCTGGAGCACCTTCCTCCTCACCGGGCTCGGTTTCAAGGtgctcagcagctctccctgtgaAGGTGGGTGCAGGAGCACCCCTGTGCTCCGGGCAGGGTCCTGGCTGCCCATCAGTTCCCTTCTCAGCTGGGCAGCCCCTCGGTACCTGTGAGATCCAG CTCAAGGTGAGGTGCGAGGGCTGCAGAACCTGA